The following proteins come from a genomic window of Clostridia bacterium:
- a CDS encoding YwbE family protein codes for MDGRYRKNVPRGCLVDIVLKKDQRTGRLTRGRVKNILTNSAFHPRGIKVRLEDGRIGRVQKIILCIILFFSLFL; via the coding sequence ATGGATGGACGATATAGAAAGAATGTGCCTCGAGGCTGCCTCGTAGACATTGTATTAAAGAAAGACCAGCGAACGGGTCGTCTTACCAGAGGACGGGTTAAAAATATATTGACCAATTCAGCCTTTCATCCGAGAGGGATAAAAGTCCGCCTCGAAGATGGTAGGATAGGACGAGTACAAAAGATTATCCTCTGTATTATATTATTCTTTTCTTTATTTTTGTAA
- a CDS encoding TIGR04540 family protein, with translation MKTFYKNQREVAEAINQVIDGYWEDKIEEREMIRLLRDILENNDSLIYKNDDFTTILRQRCGKRRLEIVSKIRQSGY, from the coding sequence ATCAAGACTTTTTATAAAAATCAAAGGGAAGTGGCCGAGGCTATCAATCAAGTAATTGATGGTTATTGGGAAGATAAAATAGAAGAACGAGAGATGATCCGGTTGTTGAGAGATATACTGGAGAATAATGATTCTTTGATATATAAAAATGATGACTTTACTACTATATTAAGGCAGAGATGTGGGAAAAGGAGACTTGAAATAGTATCTAAAATAAGGCAGTCCGGTTATTAA